In Trichocoleus sp., the following are encoded in one genomic region:
- the lgt gene encoding prolipoprotein diacylglyceryl transferase yields the protein MTWLAVFTSPGPMIGPLPIRWYGFLIASAVLIGVTLSTYLAKRRGVNPDFISDLAIWLVVAAIPCARLYYVAFEWDKYKDNPTELFAIWHGGIAIHGAILGGILATLIFARLNRISFWQLADLVAPSLILGQAIGRWGNFFNSEAFGRPTDLPWKLYIPPAQRPPGYSQYEYFHPTFLYESLWNVSVFALLMFLFFRGLKGKPPLKLGTIFLVYWIGYSLGRFWVEGLRMDSLMLGPLRIAQMVSLAGIAAGTIGLIWLYRFQRSLPDVVPVEGTIGTREVKTDSDQTEA from the coding sequence ATGACTTGGCTTGCAGTGTTCACTTCTCCCGGACCAATGATAGGACCGTTGCCCATTCGCTGGTATGGGTTTTTAATTGCCTCAGCCGTGCTGATTGGGGTCACCCTCTCGACTTATCTGGCAAAGCGGCGGGGCGTTAATCCGGATTTCATTAGTGATCTGGCAATCTGGCTTGTTGTGGCAGCAATTCCCTGTGCTCGGCTGTATTACGTTGCGTTTGAGTGGGATAAATACAAAGACAACCCCACTGAACTCTTTGCCATCTGGCATGGTGGCATCGCGATTCATGGAGCCATTTTGGGGGGCATTCTGGCTACGCTAATTTTTGCCCGTCTGAACAGGATTTCCTTCTGGCAGCTTGCTGATTTGGTCGCGCCATCCCTGATTTTGGGGCAGGCGATCGGTCGCTGGGGAAATTTTTTCAACTCAGAAGCCTTTGGTCGCCCCACTGATTTGCCCTGGAAACTTTATATTCCGCCTGCTCAACGTCCCCCTGGCTACAGCCAGTACGAATACTTTCATCCCACGTTTCTTTATGAATCTTTGTGGAACGTGAGCGTATTTGCGCTGCTGATGTTTTTGTTCTTCCGGGGGCTAAAGGGCAAGCCACCACTCAAGCTGGGCACAATCTTTCTGGTTTATTGGATTGGCTATAGTCTGGGGCGGTTTTGGGTTGAAGGGCTACGGATGGACAGCTTGATGCTGGGCCCGCTACGGATCGCGCAAATGGTCAGTTTGGCAGGGATTGCCGCTGGTACGATCGGTTTAATCTGGCTGTATCGATTTCAACGCTCCTTGCCGGATGTTGTCCCGGTGGAAGGAACGATCGGCACCAGAGAGGTTAAAACTGATTCTGACCAAACTGAAGCTTAA